From the Nodularia sp. NIES-3585 genome, one window contains:
- a CDS encoding HAD family hydrolase → MVTIKCRNISFSNIQAIFFDKNGTLEDSEAYLRSLGQKSARMIDAQVPGIGEPLLMAFGINSNTLDPAGLIAVASRRETEIAAAAYIAETGKGWFESLKIARQSLDEAEKYLGTTPAPLFAGSLDLLKSLSAAGIKLGIISAATTSEVSDFVARHELTDYIQLQKGVDDGPSKPDPVLFLQACEALGVEPGNTLMVGDAVGDMQMARNAKAAGCIGITWVGKSDHVQGADVVINQLNEIVISH, encoded by the coding sequence TTGGTAACTATTAAATGTAGAAACATCAGCTTTTCCAATATCCAGGCAATTTTTTTTGACAAAAACGGCACATTAGAAGATTCTGAAGCGTATTTGCGATCGCTTGGACAAAAAAGTGCGCGGATGATAGACGCACAAGTTCCGGGAATTGGCGAACCTTTATTAATGGCCTTTGGCATCAATAGCAATACTTTAGATCCAGCAGGTTTAATCGCCGTAGCCAGTCGCCGGGAAACGGAAATTGCCGCAGCTGCATATATTGCTGAAACTGGGAAAGGATGGTTTGAATCTTTAAAAATAGCTCGTCAATCCTTAGATGAAGCAGAAAAATATCTGGGTACAACTCCTGCACCACTATTTGCAGGTAGCTTGGATCTGTTAAAGTCTTTGTCAGCAGCAGGAATTAAACTCGGTATTATTTCCGCCGCAACTACATCCGAAGTCAGTGATTTTGTAGCACGACACGAGTTAACTGATTACATCCAGCTACAAAAAGGAGTTGATGACGGCCCCAGTAAACCAGATCCAGTGTTATTTTTACAGGCTTGTGAAGCTTTGGGGGTAGAACCCGGCAATACATTGATGGTAGGAGATGCTGTTGGTGATATGCAAATGGCTCGTAATGCTAAAGCCGCAGGTTGTATTGGTATTACTTGGGTGGGTAAGTCAGATCATGTCCAAGGCGCGGATGTGGTGATTAATCAACTAAATGAAATTGTCATTAGTCATTAG
- a CDS encoding Uma2 family endonuclease: MQNTETTLPLRLWTVEEYHRMAEAGIFGADERVELLEGKIIWMIAKGTAHRSAVGRTDKLLQNRLGNRAWVSIQDPIQLNERSEPEPDIAVVKVDPLDYADHHPTPPEVYLIIEVANSSLKLDCETKAKAYSQAGITDYWVLDVISRQLHVFREPTQEGYKSVVILAEDATISPLEFPDLQIMVLEMLPPLSRC; this comes from the coding sequence ATGCAAAATACAGAAACGACTTTACCGCTTCGCCTGTGGACCGTTGAAGAATACCATCGGATGGCTGAGGCGGGAATTTTTGGTGCAGACGAACGAGTGGAACTTCTAGAAGGAAAAATTATCTGGATGATTGCCAAAGGAACAGCCCATCGGTCAGCAGTGGGGAGAACAGATAAGTTACTGCAAAATCGGTTAGGAAATCGGGCGTGGGTATCTATCCAAGACCCAATCCAGTTAAATGAACGATCTGAACCAGAACCGGATATTGCTGTTGTTAAAGTAGACCCTTTAGACTACGCAGATCACCACCCGACACCACCTGAAGTTTATCTGATTATTGAGGTAGCAAATAGCAGTTTGAAACTAGACTGCGAGACTAAAGCCAAAGCTTACTCCCAGGCAGGAATTACAGATTATTGGGTGTTAGATGTGATTAGCCGTCAATTGCACGTTTTTCGGGAACCAACTCAGGAAGGATATAAAAGTGTAGTGATTTTGGCAGAAGATGCCACTATTTCACCCTTGGAGTTTCCCGATTTGCAGATTATGGTTTTAGAAATGTTACCACCACTGAGCCGATGTTAA